The Prosthecobacter sp. SYSU 5D2 genome has a window encoding:
- a CDS encoding TAT-variant-translocated molybdopterin oxidoreductase encodes MKRIWNHPEEPQAGKRYWRSTGELEQRSEFLNKLGVEFPAGDTLNEEERETSRRDFLKLMGASTAMMGLASCRRPLTNILPYTDHVEWVVPGKPLLYATVKPTATGATPIVAVTHEGRPTHLQGNPLHPLGGGLDSYAQASVLDVYDPERSAQPLAAGKKITWEAAGDKFAAILEASQKTAGADLAVVVGKTTSPTTHRLLTELKAALPQVRLIGYEALATEGQDQVQKDMLGAGVKTFARYSKALRILSLDCDFLGIDPVAGESIKHFAKQRSKDAPGGEMNRLYALENRYTVTGGMADHRKPLAASLIPVAAAVIAAELGEVSARALADTAPESLKQWLAPAIDDLNKNKGSSMVLAGSRYGPEVHALVASINNALGAYGSTLVLLQSEGEAELGRFADLSAGINDGSIKTVVSLTPSSLLFDAPGAAALAETIKEKAVQLVHLGHLADVTARKAALHLPLAHFLESWGDARAADGTYSIVQPMILPLYDGISENEMLLALLGRKKLGPAEAPAADAAAAAPAPEDPAYQAVRDTFAAVAGSLDEVKWNFTLRDGFLKGSAYVKSTGVVNTSAVAGFVGNAKVPVAPSADALEVVLTPDSGIYDGRYANNAWLQEAPDPVTKLTWDNAALIGAATFRAMGLKEGQMVKITVNGAEIKIPAIEAPGHVSHSISIPVGYGQEKLGFIGSGSFEKEKGAVRGFNVYPLRQAISDYVLTGAKVEKLGDVYELAITQEHNTMEGRALYREGTLDTFAKDPHFAQKTGMDGHIPQNISLYKGQIGVRSESNPEGFDYEKQHQWGMTIDLSKCLGCNACNIACTSENNIAVVGKDQVRKGRLMQWIRMDRYFASATWGEQNAKSDDVMIEPTVEQLENAEMVQQPVACQQCESAPCETVCPVNATVHTTDGLNAMAYNRCIGTRYCANNCPYTARRFNWFDYNKRPLDELYWGPLSTQEKTGVREATQLQKNPNVTVRMRGVIEKCTYCVQRLEAAKIQQKQKQRDSKNFRIPTDSVKVACQAACSTDAIVFGDLADPKSAVVKSKASPRNYQLLKYIGTQPRTSYLARLRNPNKDMPGAANVAAWSAHQI; translated from the coding sequence ATGAAACGCATCTGGAATCACCCCGAAGAGCCTCAGGCTGGCAAGCGCTACTGGCGCAGCACTGGCGAGCTGGAGCAACGCTCGGAGTTTCTGAACAAGCTCGGTGTCGAATTTCCCGCCGGGGACACTCTGAACGAAGAGGAGCGCGAGACTTCCCGTCGTGACTTTCTCAAGCTCATGGGCGCTTCCACGGCCATGATGGGCCTGGCCTCCTGCCGTCGTCCGCTGACCAATATCCTGCCATACACGGACCACGTGGAATGGGTGGTTCCTGGCAAGCCTCTGCTCTACGCAACGGTTAAACCGACCGCCACAGGTGCTACGCCGATCGTCGCAGTGACGCACGAAGGCCGCCCGACGCATCTTCAGGGAAATCCTCTCCATCCCCTCGGTGGCGGCTTGGACAGCTATGCTCAGGCTTCCGTGCTGGATGTCTATGATCCCGAGCGCTCCGCCCAGCCGCTGGCCGCCGGTAAAAAAATCACCTGGGAAGCCGCCGGCGACAAATTTGCCGCCATTCTCGAAGCCTCCCAAAAAACCGCCGGTGCTGACCTCGCCGTGGTGGTAGGAAAAACAACTTCCCCAACCACTCACCGCCTCCTGACCGAGCTGAAAGCCGCTCTTCCGCAGGTCCGCCTCATCGGATATGAGGCCCTCGCCACTGAAGGCCAGGACCAGGTTCAGAAAGATATGCTGGGTGCAGGGGTGAAGACATTCGCCCGTTACAGCAAGGCTCTCCGCATTCTCTCGCTGGATTGCGATTTCCTGGGTATTGACCCGGTTGCAGGTGAAAGCATCAAGCACTTCGCCAAACAGCGTTCCAAGGACGCTCCTGGCGGTGAAATGAACCGCCTCTACGCCCTGGAAAACCGTTATACGGTGACCGGTGGCATGGCCGACCATCGCAAGCCTCTGGCCGCAAGCCTCATCCCCGTCGCGGCAGCAGTGATCGCCGCAGAGCTGGGCGAAGTTTCCGCCCGTGCGCTCGCTGACACCGCCCCTGAAAGTCTGAAGCAGTGGCTGGCTCCGGCCATTGATGATCTCAATAAAAACAAAGGCAGCTCCATGGTGCTGGCAGGCTCCCGCTACGGCCCCGAGGTCCATGCGCTTGTTGCCTCCATCAACAACGCCCTGGGGGCCTATGGTTCCACTCTCGTGCTGCTCCAGTCCGAAGGGGAAGCCGAGCTGGGCCGTTTTGCCGATCTGTCTGCCGGTATCAATGACGGCTCCATCAAAACAGTGGTGTCCCTGACGCCTTCCAGCTTGCTGTTTGATGCCCCTGGCGCTGCTGCCCTGGCGGAGACCATCAAGGAAAAAGCCGTTCAGCTCGTCCACCTTGGCCATCTGGCGGATGTCACGGCCCGCAAAGCCGCCCTGCACCTGCCTCTGGCTCACTTCCTGGAATCCTGGGGCGATGCCCGTGCTGCTGACGGCACCTATTCCATCGTCCAGCCGATGATCCTGCCTCTTTACGACGGCATCAGCGAAAACGAAATGCTGCTGGCCTTGCTCGGTCGTAAAAAACTCGGTCCGGCTGAAGCGCCCGCCGCCGATGCCGCTGCTGCGGCACCGGCTCCCGAAGACCCTGCCTACCAGGCCGTTCGCGATACTTTTGCCGCCGTGGCTGGCAGCCTGGATGAAGTGAAATGGAATTTCACCCTGCGCGACGGTTTCCTCAAAGGCTCCGCCTATGTCAAATCCACCGGCGTGGTGAACACCTCCGCCGTGGCCGGTTTTGTCGGGAATGCCAAGGTACCGGTGGCTCCTTCTGCTGACGCTCTCGAGGTGGTCCTGACGCCTGATTCCGGCATCTATGACGGCCGCTATGCCAATAACGCCTGGTTGCAGGAAGCACCCGATCCCGTCACCAAACTGACCTGGGACAACGCCGCCCTCATTGGCGCAGCCACCTTCCGCGCTATGGGGCTGAAAGAAGGCCAGATGGTGAAGATCACCGTCAACGGTGCGGAAATCAAAATCCCTGCGATCGAGGCCCCCGGCCACGTTTCCCACTCCATAAGCATCCCGGTCGGTTACGGCCAGGAGAAGCTCGGTTTCATCGGCTCCGGCAGCTTTGAAAAGGAAAAAGGCGCCGTCCGCGGTTTCAATGTCTATCCTTTGCGCCAGGCCATCAGTGACTATGTCCTGACCGGTGCCAAGGTGGAAAAGCTGGGCGATGTCTATGAACTGGCCATCACCCAGGAGCACAACACCATGGAGGGCCGCGCCCTCTATCGTGAAGGCACCCTGGACACCTTTGCCAAGGACCCGCACTTTGCCCAGAAGACTGGCATGGACGGCCACATCCCGCAGAACATCTCCCTCTACAAAGGTCAGATCGGGGTGCGCAGCGAGTCGAACCCGGAAGGCTTCGACTACGAGAAGCAGCACCAGTGGGGTATGACGATTGACCTCAGCAAGTGCCTCGGTTGCAATGCCTGCAACATCGCTTGTACTTCCGAGAACAACATCGCCGTGGTCGGCAAGGACCAGGTCCGCAAGGGCCGTCTCATGCAGTGGATCCGTATGGACCGCTACTTCGCCAGCGCCACTTGGGGTGAGCAGAACGCCAAATCGGACGACGTGATGATCGAGCCGACCGTCGAGCAGCTTGAAAACGCTGAAATGGTGCAACAGCCGGTGGCCTGCCAGCAGTGCGAATCCGCCCCGTGTGAAACCGTCTGCCCCGTGAATGCCACGGTGCATACCACAGATGGCCTGAATGCCATGGCCTATAACCGCTGCATCGGCACCCGTTATTGCGCCAACAACTGCCCTTACACGGCCCGCCGTTTCAACTGGTTCGACTACAACAAGCGTCCTCTGGACGAGCTCTACTGGGGTCCGCTGTCCACCCAGGAGAAGACCGGTGTGCGCGAAGCCACCCAGCTGCAGAAAAACCCGAACGTCACCGTCCGCATGCGCGGCGTCATCGAGAAGTGCACCTACTGTGTGCAGCGTCTTGAAGCCGCCAAGATCCAGCAGAAGCAGAAGCAGCGGGATTCCAAAAACTTCCGCATCCCGACGGATTCTGTCAAAGTGGCCTGCCAGGCCGCCTGCTCCACGGATGCCATCGTCTTCGGCGACCTTGCCGATCCGAAGTCTGCCGTGGTGAAGTCCAAGGCTTCGCCTCGCAACTACCAGCTTTTGAAATACATCGGCACCCAGCCACGCACAAGCTATCTGGCCCGTCTTCGCAATCCCAATAAAGACATGCCCGGTGCTGCCAACGTCGCCGCCTGGAGTGCTCACCAAATTTAA
- the nrfD gene encoding NrfD/PsrC family molybdoenzyme membrane anchor subunit — protein MEATATTHSTEPHTGAPRILDREPLVLNNRSYSWITNRICGIVENKQPLLWWVLFVPSVLLTLLTVFCFAYLISTGVGVWGQKQPVAWAWDITNFVFWIGIGHAGTLISAILFLTRQKWRTSVNRAAEAMTIFAVMCAGLFPAFHVGRVWMVWFLAPIPNANAVWQNFKSPLLWDVFAVSTYFTVSAVFWFLGLVPDLATLRDRCKPGLRKALYGIFSLGWRGANRHWSHYETAYMLLAALSTPLVLSVHSVVSFDFATSIVPGWHTTIFPPYFVAGAIFGGFAMVLTLMIPVSKIYGLGDLITPKHIDNMAKIILLTGTIVGYAYCMEFFIAYYSANKYELQTFQLRGLYGPSTWAYYFMFGFNVFAPQLFWFRWCRHNLWVVMFVCMCVNAGMWFERYVIIATTLERHLTPGSWRVYEATWVDKYTFLGTFGLFMMLFLLFLRFLPVIAIGEVKGVLPQSNAHADDHDEKGIQEEDLMDYPDRHVPKSIA, from the coding sequence ATGGAAGCCACCGCTACCACCCACTCAACGGAACCCCACACGGGCGCACCTCGCATCCTGGATCGCGAGCCGCTTGTGCTGAACAACCGCTCCTACTCCTGGATCACCAACCGCATCTGCGGCATTGTGGAAAACAAGCAGCCCCTGCTCTGGTGGGTATTGTTTGTGCCTTCCGTGCTGCTGACACTGCTCACGGTGTTCTGCTTTGCCTACCTCATTTCCACCGGTGTCGGTGTGTGGGGCCAGAAGCAGCCAGTCGCCTGGGCCTGGGACATCACCAACTTCGTGTTCTGGATCGGTATCGGTCACGCCGGTACCCTCATCTCCGCCATTCTTTTCCTGACCCGCCAGAAGTGGCGTACGTCGGTGAACCGCGCTGCTGAGGCCATGACCATCTTCGCCGTGATGTGCGCCGGTCTCTTCCCGGCCTTCCACGTCGGTCGTGTCTGGATGGTCTGGTTCCTGGCTCCAATTCCAAACGCCAACGCTGTCTGGCAGAACTTCAAATCGCCCCTGCTTTGGGACGTGTTCGCCGTGTCCACCTACTTCACGGTGTCGGCGGTGTTCTGGTTCCTCGGCCTGGTTCCTGACTTGGCCACCCTGCGTGACCGCTGCAAACCCGGCCTCCGGAAGGCGCTTTACGGCATCTTCTCCCTGGGCTGGCGCGGTGCCAACCGCCATTGGAGCCATTATGAGACGGCCTACATGCTTCTGGCCGCCCTCTCCACCCCGCTGGTGCTTTCTGTGCACTCCGTGGTGTCCTTTGACTTCGCTACTTCCATCGTCCCCGGCTGGCACACCACCATCTTCCCGCCATACTTCGTGGCAGGTGCTATCTTCGGCGGTTTCGCCATGGTGCTTACCCTGATGATCCCGGTCTCCAAGATCTATGGCCTGGGCGACCTCATCACGCCGAAGCACATTGATAACATGGCCAAGATCATCCTGCTCACAGGAACGATCGTCGGTTATGCCTACTGCATGGAGTTCTTCATCGCCTATTACAGCGCGAACAAGTATGAGCTTCAGACCTTCCAGCTTCGCGGCCTTTATGGTCCGTCCACCTGGGCTTATTACTTCATGTTCGGTTTCAACGTCTTTGCCCCGCAGCTCTTCTGGTTCCGCTGGTGCCGCCACAACCTTTGGGTCGTGATGTTCGTCTGCATGTGCGTGAACGCCGGCATGTGGTTCGAGCGTTACGTCATCATCGCCACCACGCTGGAGCGCCACCTCACCCCCGGCTCCTGGCGCGTCTATGAGGCCACCTGGGTGGATAAATACACCTTCCTGGGCACCTTCGGCCTGTTCATGATGCTGTTCCTTCTGTTCCTCCGCTTCCTGCCGGTCATCGCCATCGGTGAAGTCAAAGGCGTGCTTCCCCAGTCCAATGCCCATGCGGACGACCACGACGAAAAAGGCATCCAGGAGGAAGACCTCATGGATTACCCCGACCGCCACGTGCCCAAGTCCATCGCCTGA
- a CDS encoding DUF3341 domain-containing protein, with product MSTTLKRVHGFLAEFDSVKDLYHAAEHVRDAGYQRWDVHTPFPIHGMDHAMGVKRSKLPYFVFFGGLTGTCVAFTLQTLTQTTFWSDIGLGFLQTLAETYPTVVQAKPTHIWTLPAFFPVMFELTILFSAFTVLFGLLGLIGLPRLNHPLFVSKRFAKFSDDGFFVCIEARDPKFSQEGTKTFLEKLGGKNIELVEDVI from the coding sequence GTGAGCACCACCCTCAAACGAGTCCACGGCTTCCTCGCTGAATTTGACAGCGTCAAGGACCTTTATCATGCGGCCGAGCATGTCCGCGATGCTGGCTACCAGCGCTGGGACGTACATACCCCGTTCCCCATCCACGGCATGGACCACGCCATGGGCGTGAAGCGTTCCAAGCTGCCTTACTTCGTTTTCTTCGGAGGTCTCACCGGCACCTGCGTGGCCTTCACCCTGCAGACCCTCACTCAGACCACCTTCTGGTCTGACATCGGCCTCGGTTTCCTCCAGACCCTGGCAGAAACCTACCCGACTGTCGTGCAGGCCAAGCCCACCCACATCTGGACTCTGCCGGCCTTCTTTCCGGTGATGTTCGAGCTCACCATTCTGTTCTCCGCGTTTACCGTGCTGTTCGGTCTCCTGGGCCTCATCGGCCTGCCACGACTGAACCACCCTCTGTTTGTCTCCAAACGGTTCGCCAAATTCTCCGATGACGGCTTCTTCGTCTGCATCGAAGCCCGTGACCCCAAGTTCTCCCAGGAAGGCACCAAGACTTTCCTTGAGAAGCTCGGCGGCAAGAACATCGAATTGGTGGAAGACGTGATCTGA
- a CDS encoding transglutaminase family protein, whose product MILDASCKLEYHTTEDVPAIFMLRPRSGWAQWVMREEFFIRPRVPVIEFTDFYGNLCQRTVMPAGHFHLSVHYRVQVPDIADADPRAPLWLAQNLPTDVLHYLLPSRYCQSDRVSDLACSIVGDMEPDYRMVAAIRTWIHENIRYESGSSDSSTSALETAEMKRGVCRDFAHLGISLCRAINVPARMVVGFLYDLKPMDLHAWFEAYIGGRWFTFDATEPLTRGDRIVLAYGRDAADVALASMFGNFTLLNMRVDVNPATDQRM is encoded by the coding sequence ATGATTCTTGATGCCTCCTGCAAGCTTGAATATCATACCACGGAGGACGTGCCCGCCATCTTCATGTTGCGCCCTCGCAGCGGCTGGGCCCAGTGGGTCATGCGGGAGGAGTTCTTCATCCGCCCCCGCGTGCCGGTGATCGAGTTCACCGATTTTTACGGCAACCTCTGCCAGCGCACCGTCATGCCAGCCGGGCATTTTCATCTGTCGGTGCATTACCGCGTCCAGGTGCCTGACATTGCCGATGCCGATCCTCGCGCGCCTTTGTGGCTGGCTCAAAATTTGCCCACCGACGTCCTGCATTACCTCCTGCCCAGCCGCTATTGCCAGTCGGACCGCGTTTCAGACCTGGCCTGCTCCATCGTCGGCGACATGGAGCCGGACTACCGGATGGTGGCCGCCATCCGCACCTGGATCCATGAAAACATCCGCTATGAATCCGGCAGCAGCGACAGCTCCACCTCCGCCCTGGAGACGGCGGAGATGAAACGCGGCGTGTGCCGTGACTTCGCCCACCTCGGCATCTCCCTTTGCCGCGCCATCAATGTCCCCGCGCGCATGGTCGTGGGGTTTCTGTACGACCTGAAACCGATGGACCTCCACGCCTGGTTCGAGGCCTACATCGGCGGCCGCTGGTTCACCTTCGATGCCACCGAGCCCCTGACCCGCGGCGACCGCATCGTCCTCGCCTACGGTCGCGATGCCGCCGATGTCGCCCTGGCCAGCATGTTCGGAAACTTCACCTTGTTAAACATGAGAGTGGACGTGAACCCGGCGACGGATCAGCGGATGTAA
- a CDS encoding alpha/beta hydrolase-fold protein, whose amino-acid sequence MFVRLLQSLLCLSLCSILQAQAPAQPAITPGMIQKTLAGAPDAATLGQLHEKVTRLFGKQNLLKGKPGTKIEGTTVAWAIMDMGAARVVRGNDTVIGEMVRLGDDGLQVLVKTMANFQEFNYRIEVDGMARVAGMVHLEHYEYTADSEKQPGVPEGRLETFEWNKSKVFPDTHRGVTVYIPQQYKAGDEACLMVWQDGTRHVDPKGSMRASTVFDNLIHQKKMPVTIGVFVDPGRKSSQKPGEKAANRSAEYDGLGPAYSQFLLTEILPEVEKKYEVKFRQDPEAWGIAGGSSGGICAFTAAWERPDKFHKVLSWVGTFVDIRGGNAYPYLLRVTERKPIRVYLLDGVNDLDNKFGNWPLANRMMEASLKYMNYDYRMDWTECFHGSRGMAPHLPEALAWLWRDVK is encoded by the coding sequence ATGTTTGTGCGTCTGCTTCAGTCCCTCCTTTGTCTCAGCCTCTGCTCCATCCTTCAAGCGCAAGCTCCTGCGCAGCCGGCCATCACGCCGGGCATGATCCAAAAGACGCTGGCCGGTGCCCCGGATGCCGCCACGCTAGGGCAGCTTCATGAAAAAGTGACGCGGCTGTTTGGAAAACAAAACCTGCTGAAGGGCAAGCCCGGCACCAAAATCGAAGGAACGACGGTGGCCTGGGCCATCATGGACATGGGAGCGGCACGGGTGGTGCGCGGCAATGACACGGTGATCGGCGAGATGGTGCGGCTGGGCGATGACGGGCTGCAGGTGCTGGTCAAGACCATGGCCAATTTTCAGGAGTTTAACTACCGCATCGAAGTGGACGGCATGGCCCGGGTGGCTGGCATGGTCCATCTGGAGCACTATGAATACACCGCTGACAGTGAAAAACAGCCCGGTGTACCCGAAGGGCGGCTGGAGACTTTCGAATGGAACAAGAGCAAGGTTTTCCCGGACACCCACCGGGGAGTGACGGTTTACATTCCACAACAATACAAGGCCGGTGATGAGGCCTGCCTGATGGTCTGGCAGGATGGGACCCGGCATGTGGACCCGAAGGGTTCCATGCGGGCCAGCACGGTTTTTGACAACCTCATCCACCAGAAGAAGATGCCGGTGACCATCGGTGTCTTCGTTGATCCGGGCCGCAAATCCAGCCAGAAGCCCGGGGAAAAAGCGGCCAACCGCAGCGCCGAGTATGACGGGCTGGGCCCCGCATACAGCCAATTTCTGCTCACCGAGATCCTGCCTGAGGTGGAGAAAAAGTATGAGGTAAAGTTCCGCCAGGACCCGGAGGCCTGGGGCATTGCGGGAGGTTCTTCCGGCGGCATCTGCGCCTTCACAGCCGCGTGGGAGCGCCCGGACAAGTTTCATAAAGTGCTGAGCTGGGTGGGCACCTTTGTGGACATCCGGGGCGGCAATGCGTACCCCTATCTGCTGCGGGTCACGGAGCGGAAACCCATCCGCGTGTACCTGCTGGACGGGGTGAATGACCTGGACAACAAATTTGGCAACTGGCCGCTGGCCAACCGAATGATGGAGGCCAGCCTGAAGTACATGAACTATGATTACCGCATGGACTGGACCGAGTGCTTCCATGGCAGCCGGGGCATGGCCCCGCATCTGCCCGAGGCGCTGGCGTGGCTGTGGCGGGATGTGAAGTGA
- a CDS encoding peptide ABC transporter substrate-binding protein — translation MSWIIRIVVLAALLMGIVHFHQSRTHRPTRIAEATAQGILILANGSEPETLDPQLATGSPEHHIFDALFEGLVATTPEDPDDNGPGAATHWETEDFITWTFHLRKDGKWSDGTPLTAHDFLFSFRRILTPELAGPYAPMLYPMLNAEEFNKGEVKDFSQVGAKALDDYTLQIILKGPAPYLPSMLKHYSWHPVPRHVIERFGKISDRDTKWTRAGNIVGNGPFKLKEWRYTHSLTVERNPLYWDAGLVRLNEIQFIPIVSDATEERAFRDGQVHVTNTVPLPKMDYYREKEPDLFRLEPMLGTYFYRINVTKPPFNDKRVRKALTLSVDQDTLIRNVLRGGQKPAIGFTPPGAGEGYETPGLLKYDPEEARRLLAEAGYPNGKGFPKFDILINTMESHRTIGEAIMEMWKKNLNIPAGVLNQDWGVYLDSQRTLDFQICRAGWIGDYLDPYTFLSIWQTGDGNNNTGWSSPRYDELMQASLREGDSTRRMAILTEAETLLLDELPMIPLYWYVRPFLRRPEVKGMKSSLLEHRCYKAVYLEQP, via the coding sequence ATGAGCTGGATCATCCGAATCGTCGTCCTGGCTGCGCTGCTGATGGGAATCGTGCATTTTCACCAGTCACGCACGCACCGCCCTACCCGCATCGCGGAGGCCACGGCCCAGGGCATCCTCATCCTGGCCAACGGATCGGAGCCGGAGACGCTGGATCCGCAACTGGCGACGGGGTCGCCGGAGCATCACATCTTTGATGCGCTGTTCGAAGGGCTGGTGGCGACGACGCCGGAGGATCCGGATGACAATGGTCCGGGCGCAGCTACGCACTGGGAGACGGAGGATTTTATTACCTGGACGTTTCACCTGCGCAAGGATGGCAAGTGGAGTGATGGCACGCCCCTGACAGCCCACGATTTTTTATTCTCCTTTCGGCGCATTCTGACCCCGGAGCTGGCAGGGCCCTATGCGCCGATGCTGTATCCCATGCTGAATGCAGAAGAGTTTAACAAAGGGGAGGTGAAGGACTTTTCCCAGGTGGGCGCGAAGGCGCTGGATGACTACACGTTGCAGATCATCCTCAAAGGGCCGGCCCCTTATCTGCCGTCCATGCTGAAGCATTACTCCTGGCATCCGGTGCCAAGGCATGTCATCGAGCGGTTTGGGAAAATATCGGATCGCGATACAAAATGGACGCGGGCGGGTAACATCGTGGGCAACGGCCCTTTTAAGCTGAAGGAATGGCGCTACACGCACTCCCTGACCGTGGAGCGCAACCCGCTTTATTGGGATGCGGGCTTGGTGCGGCTGAATGAGATCCAGTTTATTCCCATCGTCAGCGATGCGACAGAGGAGCGCGCTTTCCGCGATGGCCAGGTTCACGTCACCAATACCGTGCCTCTGCCCAAGATGGACTACTACCGGGAAAAAGAACCGGACCTGTTTCGCCTGGAACCGATGCTGGGCACCTATTTTTACCGCATCAATGTCACCAAGCCGCCCTTCAATGACAAGCGCGTACGCAAGGCGCTGACGCTGAGCGTGGACCAGGACACGCTGATCCGCAATGTGCTGCGCGGAGGGCAAAAGCCTGCCATCGGCTTTACCCCGCCAGGTGCGGGAGAAGGCTATGAAACCCCCGGTCTTCTGAAGTATGATCCTGAAGAAGCACGTCGCCTGCTGGCCGAGGCCGGCTATCCCAATGGGAAAGGCTTTCCCAAATTTGACATCCTGATCAACACAATGGAATCCCACCGCACCATCGGGGAGGCCATCATGGAGATGTGGAAAAAGAACCTCAACATCCCGGCAGGGGTGCTCAACCAGGACTGGGGCGTGTACCTGGACAGCCAGCGGACGCTGGACTTTCAGATCTGCCGGGCGGGATGGATCGGAGATTATCTGGACCCCTACACTTTTCTCAGCATCTGGCAGACAGGGGATGGCAATAACAACACCGGCTGGAGCAGCCCCCGCTATGATGAGCTGATGCAGGCCTCCCTGCGTGAAGGCGACAGCACCCGCCGCATGGCCATCCTGACGGAGGCGGAGACGCTCCTGCTGGATGAGCTGCCGATGATCCCGCTGTACTGGTATGTGCGCCCGTTCTTGAGACGCCCGGAGGTGAAGGGGATGAAATCTTCCCTGCTGGAGCACCGGTGCTACAAGGCGGTGTATCTGGAGCAGCCATAA
- a CDS encoding ABC transporter permease translates to MRDYFIRRFLLILPTLIGATMVVYFITRITPGGPLEAAMRQAAMHGEGGMKDGGASMSEEQKQEMAAYYGFDRPFLPGYLAWLGLMPKEQDKQFIKFENDESEQPVTLQTLLPREEWQPNNAYRITQAKVTPDGKLTAGNKDELKPWKTRVVADKNRVEVFRPAYDGLAQGNLGVSTRYNEPVWGMIRERMPISIFYGLTTFLLSYIVCIPLGILKAIKHRTVLDNVTSILIFVGYAIPGFVLASILVVYLAARLNWFPTGGFVSEGFDTLSLGGKVWDVIHHAILPLVCYMIGSFAFMTLLVKNSLMDNLAADYVRTAVAKGAGFKRAVLGHALGNSLIPLATTLGHVVSIFLTGSLLIELIFEINGFGLLSYYSILDRDYPLVMGILVLNVLLLMVGNILSDIFVALTDPRIRFD, encoded by the coding sequence ATGCGCGATTATTTCATCCGACGCTTCCTGCTCATCCTCCCGACCCTGATCGGTGCGACCATGGTGGTGTATTTCATCACGCGCATCACTCCTGGTGGCCCGCTGGAGGCGGCCATGCGGCAGGCCGCCATGCACGGGGAAGGGGGCATGAAGGATGGCGGAGCCTCCATGAGCGAGGAGCAGAAGCAGGAAATGGCCGCTTATTACGGATTCGACCGCCCCTTTCTGCCAGGTTACCTTGCGTGGCTGGGACTCATGCCCAAGGAGCAGGACAAGCAGTTCATCAAATTCGAAAATGACGAAAGCGAGCAGCCCGTGACCCTGCAGACGCTGCTGCCGCGTGAGGAGTGGCAGCCCAATAACGCTTACCGCATCACCCAGGCCAAAGTCACTCCCGATGGCAAACTGACTGCCGGGAATAAAGATGAACTCAAGCCCTGGAAGACCCGCGTCGTGGCGGATAAAAACCGCGTGGAGGTTTTCCGTCCGGCCTATGATGGTCTGGCCCAGGGGAATCTGGGCGTCTCCACCCGCTACAATGAGCCTGTGTGGGGCATGATCCGGGAGCGGATGCCCATTTCCATCTTTTACGGACTCACCACTTTCCTCCTGAGCTACATCGTCTGCATCCCCCTGGGCATTTTAAAGGCCATCAAGCACCGCACGGTGCTGGACAATGTCACCTCCATCCTCATCTTTGTCGGCTACGCCATCCCCGGCTTTGTGCTGGCCAGCATTCTGGTGGTGTATCTGGCCGCCCGTTTGAACTGGTTTCCCACTGGCGGCTTCGTCAGCGAGGGCTTTGATACCCTGAGCCTAGGGGGCAAGGTGTGGGACGTCATCCACCATGCCATCCTCCCGCTGGTCTGCTACATGATCGGCAGCTTTGCCTTCATGACCTTGCTGGTCAAAAACAGTCTCATGGACAATCTCGCCGCCGACTATGTCCGCACCGCCGTGGCCAAAGGAGCCGGCTTCAAGCGTGCCGTGCTGGGCCATGCTTTGGGCAATTCCCTCATCCCGCTAGCTACCACTCTGGGTCATGTCGTTTCCATTTTTTTGACCGGGTCCCTGCTCATTGAACTGATCTTCGAAATCAACGGCTTTGGCCTCCTGAGCTACTACAGCATCCTGGATCGTGACTATCCGCTGGTCATGGGCATTCTCGTGCTCAATGTGCTGCTTTTGATGGTCGGCAACATCCTCTCCGACATCTTTGTCGCCCTGACCGATCCGCGAATCCGTTTTGACTGA